One Candidatus Eremiobacteraceae bacterium genomic region harbors:
- a CDS encoding acylphosphatase, translating into MGRLHAIIRGSVQGVFFRASVVEQARSLGLVGWVRNRHDGSVECVAEGDPESLLALRAYCENGPPGARVVSVETIDEPETGGFTSFAMRSSG; encoded by the coding sequence ATGGGCCGTCTACATGCGATCATACGAGGGAGCGTCCAAGGCGTATTTTTCAGGGCGTCCGTCGTCGAGCAGGCTCGGTCGCTCGGCCTCGTCGGCTGGGTCCGTAATCGCCACGACGGCTCGGTCGAATGCGTCGCGGAAGGCGATCCCGAGAGCCTGCTCGCCCTTCGGGCCTATTGTGAAAATGGGCCGCCCGGCGCGCGCGTCGTGAGCGTCGAGACGATCGACGAACCCGAGACGGGCGGATTCACTTCGTTCGCGATGCGCTCAAGCGGGTAA
- a CDS encoding CBS domain-containing protein: protein MEPVEAFVSELCGRPVELSAGGARTRIGRVEDIAVDAAEAYPPVVGVYVKSRGKLRYAPASEIASMDERVTVLTAAPKDPADSSISPNELLLNKELLDKQIVDVDGRKVVRVNDARLATTGETLRLIAVDIGISGLLRRLGLRGLGQAWLRRVTKPGLRPALISWDAVQPLHRDAAGEAIRLQVPRELINRIHPSDLASIIEELNASDQASLVGSLDEETAADAFEQLDSDTQLSILEDLSPDRAADIIENMSPDDAADVLGEVEPEKQEQILRLMEPDEAKDVRELLTHDEETAGGLMTTEYLSIPPGLTVAQTFDHIRQAAEDAELIYYLYVLEPDEKIVGVVALKDLITARLDAPVDAIAVDDVVHVPLEASKEEVATTIARYDFLAVPVVDEHGRMHGIVTVDDVIDVLLPEKLRRMLSRVGKSRSKSQKAPR, encoded by the coding sequence GTGGAACCCGTCGAAGCGTTCGTCAGCGAGCTATGCGGACGACCGGTCGAGCTGTCGGCCGGCGGCGCTCGCACGCGCATCGGGCGGGTCGAGGATATCGCGGTCGACGCCGCCGAGGCCTATCCTCCGGTCGTGGGCGTCTACGTGAAATCGCGCGGCAAGCTGCGCTACGCGCCGGCCTCGGAGATCGCCTCGATGGACGAACGGGTGACCGTCCTTACGGCGGCGCCGAAGGACCCGGCCGACTCGTCGATCTCCCCGAACGAACTGCTCCTCAACAAGGAACTGCTCGACAAGCAGATCGTCGACGTCGACGGCCGTAAGGTCGTTCGCGTCAACGACGCGCGCCTTGCGACGACCGGCGAGACGCTGCGCCTCATCGCGGTCGATATCGGCATCTCGGGACTCTTGCGCCGCCTCGGACTGCGCGGTCTCGGCCAAGCCTGGCTCCGGCGCGTGACGAAACCAGGTCTGCGGCCGGCGCTGATCTCGTGGGATGCTGTGCAGCCGCTCCATCGCGATGCGGCCGGCGAGGCGATACGCCTGCAAGTCCCGCGCGAGCTCATCAACCGCATCCACCCGTCCGACCTCGCGTCGATCATCGAGGAGCTCAACGCTTCAGACCAGGCGTCGCTCGTCGGCTCGCTCGACGAAGAGACGGCCGCGGACGCGTTCGAGCAGCTCGACTCCGACACGCAGCTTTCGATCCTCGAGGATCTCTCGCCCGATCGCGCCGCCGACATCATCGAGAATATGTCGCCGGATGACGCGGCCGACGTCCTCGGCGAGGTCGAGCCCGAGAAGCAAGAACAGATCCTGCGCCTCATGGAGCCCGACGAGGCGAAAGACGTGCGCGAGCTGCTCACGCACGACGAAGAGACCGCCGGCGGTCTCATGACGACGGAGTACCTCTCGATCCCGCCTGGCCTCACCGTGGCGCAGACCTTCGATCACATCCGTCAAGCGGCGGAAGACGCCGAACTCATCTATTATCTATACGTGCTCGAGCCGGATGAGAAGATCGTCGGCGTCGTGGCGCTCAAGGATCTCATCACCGCGCGCCTCGACGCGCCCGTCGACGCAATCGCGGTCGACGACGTCGTCCACGTGCCGCTCGAAGCGAGCAAGGAAGAGGTCGCGACGACGATCGCCCGCTACGACTTCCTCGCGGTTCCGGTCGTCGACGAGCACGGCCGCATGCACGGCATCGTCACGGTAGACGACGTCATCGACGTCCTGCTCCCCGAGAAGCTCCGGCGCATGCTCAGCCGCGTCGGAAAGTCGCGGTCGAAGTCGCAGAAAGCGCCGCGGTAG
- a CDS encoding PilZ domain-containing protein encodes MSFLDALFGVGKRRVNRAAFRRPRASKRISMEERADLYRAKDQSKNTVIIYDLSVGGARISSEQRFARGEDLTLTIAAGRGASFTLGCSVIFARQKPGRIHSDYGVQFVRVRPGDLERLGTFVAARDDARHTAAAFI; translated from the coding sequence ATGAGTTTCTTGGACGCGCTGTTCGGCGTTGGGAAGCGCCGAGTCAACCGCGCGGCGTTCAGGCGTCCCCGCGCTTCCAAACGCATCTCTATGGAAGAGCGCGCCGATCTCTATCGCGCAAAAGATCAGAGCAAGAACACCGTCATCATCTACGATCTGTCGGTCGGCGGCGCGCGCATCTCGTCGGAGCAGCGTTTCGCGCGAGGCGAGGACCTGACGCTTACGATCGCCGCGGGGCGCGGCGCTTCATTCACCCTCGGGTGTTCCGTCATCTTCGCGCGCCAGAAGCCTGGTCGCATCCATAGCGACTACGGTGTCCAGTTCGTGCGCGTCAGACCAGGAGACCTAGAACGGCTGGGCACGTTCGTCGCCGCGCGCGACGACGCGCGCCACACGGCCGCAGCGTTCATATGA
- a CDS encoding inositol monophosphatase family protein, whose protein sequence is MDVASRAAREAGALLRSMLGTEMHVRSKDVRTNLVTDADTKSEKLIRSILSEAFHGEAFLGEETGSSGDPSRGRWIVDPLDGTTNYAHGYRCFSVSIAFEREGVVELGCVFDPMADELFSAERGSGATCNGGRIRVSSCDDASAAMLVTGFPAHRVDDPLSNIHPFGDFLQITRAIRRDGSAALDLCYVACGRFDGFWEPGLHAWDVAAGALICTEAGGRVSGYRGEAFSLDGGRLVASNGKIHDRMIEVVAKYA, encoded by the coding sequence ATGGACGTCGCATCTCGCGCAGCACGCGAGGCGGGCGCGCTGCTCCGTTCGATGCTCGGGACCGAAATGCACGTCCGTTCGAAGGACGTCCGGACGAATCTCGTCACCGACGCGGACACGAAGAGCGAAAAGCTCATCCGTTCTATCCTCTCGGAAGCCTTCCACGGCGAAGCGTTTCTCGGCGAAGAGACCGGCTCGAGCGGCGATCCGAGCCGCGGCCGCTGGATAGTCGATCCGCTCGACGGCACGACGAACTACGCGCACGGTTATCGATGCTTCTCGGTGTCGATCGCCTTCGAGCGCGAAGGCGTCGTCGAACTCGGCTGCGTCTTCGACCCGATGGCAGACGAGCTGTTCTCGGCGGAACGCGGCAGCGGCGCGACGTGCAACGGCGGTCGGATACGCGTTTCATCGTGCGACGACGCAAGCGCCGCGATGCTTGTCACCGGTTTTCCCGCGCATCGAGTCGACGATCCGCTATCGAATATCCATCCGTTCGGCGACTTCTTGCAGATCACACGCGCGATACGGCGCGATGGATCGGCGGCGCTCGATCTATGCTACGTCGCCTGCGGCCGCTTCGACGGATTCTGGGAACCTGGTCTGCACGCATGGGATGTCGCGGCAGGTGCGCTCATCTGCACGGAAGCGGGTGGACGCGTCAGCGGCTACCGCGGCGAAGCGTTCTCGCTCGATGGCGGTCGACTCGTCGCCAGCAATGGCAAGATCCACGATCGGATGATCGAGGTGGTCGCGAAGTATGCGTGA
- a CDS encoding FAD-dependent oxidoreductase gives MVTIAELRTIPLFEGVADRDLEQLANAVADIRLLAGEYVAHEGEGRALIIVLEGRGEVLKTVDGIERVIGVRRPGDFFGEVPIALNVPFAASLRAGEPSRVISIEPKDYHALAASSPAVSARVGASALDRIGGLQDVASEPSAPELMVVAPRWDPKGHELRDFLHRNQVAYTSVTPDDPSAATLAEAATGPYPVVRLRDGSTAVAPSRRDIARAVGLSIAPKGREYDVVIIGGGPAGMAAAVYGASEGLNTVLIERQAPGGQAGQSSRIENYLGFPVGVSGDELASRALRQARRFGAEIVVTRDVTGVDPRSRVIELDGGDRLSARTIIIAVGVTYRRLAVESCDRFTGRGVFYGAARSEASSTQGQDIFLVGAGNSAGQAALFFANHARSVTLLVRGDALEKSMSYYLIEEMRTKPNISVELRSEVADAHGDDHLEAVDVVDHATGKIARRAAAALFVFVGANADTSWLPQEIARDSRGFVLTGADASKSGSWELERQPHLLETSVPGIFAAGDIRAGSIKRVAAGVGEGSMAIAFVHQYLQERQAERAV, from the coding sequence ATGGTCACGATCGCCGAGCTGCGCACTATTCCGCTTTTCGAAGGCGTCGCTGACCGCGATCTCGAGCAGCTCGCCAATGCTGTCGCTGACATCCGACTTCTCGCGGGCGAATACGTCGCCCACGAAGGTGAGGGTCGCGCGCTCATCATCGTCTTGGAGGGGCGCGGCGAGGTCCTCAAAACGGTCGACGGCATCGAACGCGTCATCGGTGTCCGCCGGCCGGGGGACTTCTTCGGCGAAGTCCCCATCGCACTCAACGTGCCGTTCGCCGCGAGCTTGCGGGCCGGAGAACCGTCGCGCGTCATCAGCATCGAGCCGAAGGACTACCACGCGCTCGCCGCTTCGTCACCGGCCGTTTCCGCGAGGGTTGGAGCATCTGCGCTGGATCGGATCGGCGGTCTACAGGATGTCGCGTCCGAACCGAGCGCTCCCGAGCTTATGGTCGTCGCTCCGCGATGGGATCCGAAAGGCCACGAGCTTCGCGACTTTCTCCATCGGAATCAAGTGGCGTACACATCGGTCACTCCCGACGATCCGAGTGCTGCGACGCTCGCTGAAGCGGCAACCGGTCCGTATCCCGTCGTTCGGCTTCGCGACGGATCCACTGCCGTCGCCCCATCGCGACGCGATATCGCCAGAGCTGTCGGCTTGTCGATCGCGCCGAAGGGACGCGAGTACGACGTCGTCATCATCGGCGGCGGACCCGCCGGCATGGCGGCGGCGGTGTATGGGGCATCTGAGGGGTTGAACACTGTGCTCATAGAGCGCCAAGCGCCGGGCGGTCAGGCCGGGCAGTCGTCACGGATCGAGAACTATCTCGGTTTCCCCGTCGGTGTCTCCGGCGATGAGCTCGCGAGCCGAGCCCTAAGGCAAGCTCGACGTTTCGGCGCCGAGATCGTCGTGACTCGCGACGTGACAGGCGTCGACCCTCGGTCTCGAGTTATCGAGCTCGACGGCGGCGACCGCCTAAGCGCTCGTACGATCATCATCGCTGTGGGCGTCACGTACCGCCGGCTCGCGGTCGAGTCATGCGACCGCTTCACTGGGCGAGGCGTATTCTACGGCGCTGCACGGAGCGAGGCGAGCTCGACGCAAGGTCAAGACATCTTCTTGGTCGGCGCCGGCAATTCGGCGGGTCAGGCCGCACTCTTCTTCGCGAATCACGCTCGTTCGGTGACGCTTCTCGTCCGCGGCGACGCGCTCGAGAAGAGTATGTCGTACTACCTTATCGAGGAGATGAGGACGAAACCGAATATCAGCGTCGAGCTGCGATCGGAAGTCGCGGACGCCCATGGCGACGATCACCTCGAGGCGGTGGACGTCGTCGACCACGCGACGGGGAAGATCGCCCGCCGTGCGGCGGCCGCACTGTTCGTCTTCGTCGGCGCCAACGCCGACACGTCGTGGCTACCGCAAGAGATCGCTCGCGACTCGCGCGGGTTCGTGCTCACCGGGGCGGACGCGAGCAAGTCCGGCTCCTGGGAGCTAGAGCGTCAGCCGCATCTGCTCGAGACGTCGGTTCCCGGAATATTCGCCGCGGGCGACATCCGCGCCGGATCGATCAAGCGCGTCGCGGCGGGCGTCGGCGAAGGCAGTATGGCGATCGCGTTCGTGCATCAGTATTTGCAAGAACGTCAAGCGGAGCGGGCGGTGTGA
- a CDS encoding Nramp family divalent metal transporter, producing the protein MEAVETVDTARQSKRPNLLRTLLMFLSIVGPGMITANIDNDAGGIATYSLAGANFGYEFLWLIVVITVALIVIQEMCIRLGVVTGKGLADLIRERFGVRITLVVMILLALCNQFTTVAEFAGIASSADVLHISRLVAVAVAALIVSLLVLRANYKVVEKVFLAACLVYLTYIVSGILAKPDWPVVLRATISPHISFAPAYLAMFIGVIGTTIAPWMQFYIQSSVVEKGVKPKELRYSQVDVVLGSFVTDIVAFFIIVACGATLFVHHVVVNDAGQAAAALEPLAGRYASLLFAIGLLNASLFAASVLPLSTAYTVCEAFGFESGVDKRFAEAPIFFSLYLVIIVLGALPVLFPHAPLLTMIFWSQVISGMLLPVVVIAMLILINDKSLMGKHVNGRVFNIIAWATATGVIAATLVYLFFLVTGTGS; encoded by the coding sequence TTGGAAGCCGTCGAGACGGTCGACACCGCGCGTCAGTCCAAGCGTCCGAATCTCCTCCGGACGCTCTTGATGTTCTTGTCCATCGTCGGCCCGGGGATGATCACCGCGAACATCGACAACGATGCCGGCGGCATCGCGACGTACTCGCTCGCCGGCGCGAATTTCGGCTACGAGTTCTTGTGGCTCATCGTCGTCATCACCGTCGCGCTCATCGTCATCCAAGAGATGTGCATCCGACTCGGCGTCGTGACGGGCAAGGGTCTCGCGGATCTCATACGCGAGCGCTTCGGCGTGCGCATCACGCTCGTCGTCATGATCTTGCTCGCGCTGTGCAACCAGTTCACGACGGTCGCCGAATTCGCCGGCATCGCTTCGAGCGCGGACGTGCTGCACATCAGCCGCCTCGTAGCGGTCGCCGTCGCCGCGCTCATCGTCTCGCTGCTCGTCTTGCGCGCCAACTACAAGGTCGTCGAAAAAGTCTTCCTCGCCGCGTGCCTCGTCTATCTGACGTACATCGTATCCGGGATTCTCGCTAAACCCGATTGGCCCGTCGTGCTGCGCGCGACGATCTCGCCGCATATCTCGTTCGCGCCGGCGTATCTCGCGATGTTCATCGGCGTCATCGGCACGACGATCGCGCCATGGATGCAGTTCTACATCCAATCCTCGGTCGTCGAAAAGGGCGTCAAGCCGAAGGAGTTGCGCTACTCGCAGGTCGACGTCGTCCTCGGCTCGTTCGTCACCGACATCGTCGCGTTCTTCATCATCGTGGCATGCGGCGCGACGCTCTTCGTCCATCACGTCGTCGTGAACGATGCCGGCCAGGCCGCCGCGGCGCTCGAGCCGCTCGCAGGCCGCTACGCGTCGCTGCTATTCGCGATCGGCTTGCTCAACGCGTCGCTCTTCGCGGCATCGGTGCTGCCGCTGTCGACGGCCTACACGGTCTGCGAAGCGTTCGGATTCGAGTCCGGCGTCGACAAGCGGTTTGCGGAAGCGCCCATCTTCTTCTCCCTCTATCTCGTCATCATCGTGCTCGGCGCGCTGCCCGTCCTCTTCCCTCATGCGCCGCTGCTCACGATGATCTTCTGGTCGCAGGTCATCTCGGGCATGCTCTTGCCTGTCGTCGTCATCGCGATGCTCATCCTCATCAACGATAAGTCGCTCATGGGCAAGCACGTCAACGGCCGGGTCTTCAACATCATCGCATGGGCTACGGCAACCGGCGTCATCGCCGCGACGCTGGTGTACCTGTTCTTCCTCGTCACGGGCACCGGATCATGA
- a CDS encoding nucleotidyltransferase family protein: MRDRRGAVRAIGCAVLAAGAGSRFGAPGEKLVAMTAGKPLAQHAIDAAAASRASCCSLIVGAAVDRVLAAVDPRRLAVYSNDRWATGIGSSIALAAATHAHEDAFVLMLADAPLINVTDIDALIAAWLDNQDRPAALRSGSVWGSPAIFPRSMYAKLARLSGDRGAKGTVLNRDRVTLVDASTPSAFADVDRRRDLTRLSASRTK; this comes from the coding sequence ATGCGTGATCGCCGCGGCGCAGTCCGCGCGATCGGATGTGCGGTGCTCGCCGCTGGAGCCGGGAGTCGCTTCGGCGCGCCGGGTGAAAAGCTCGTCGCGATGACGGCAGGCAAACCGCTGGCACAGCACGCGATCGACGCAGCCGCTGCGTCGCGCGCTTCGTGTTGCAGCCTCATCGTGGGCGCGGCCGTCGATCGCGTTCTCGCCGCGGTCGATCCGCGACGGCTGGCGGTCTATTCGAATGATCGGTGGGCGACCGGGATCGGTTCGTCGATCGCGCTAGCAGCGGCGACCCACGCGCACGAAGACGCGTTCGTGCTCATGCTCGCCGATGCGCCGCTCATCAACGTCACAGATATAGACGCGCTGATCGCCGCCTGGCTCGACAATCAAGATCGCCCTGCGGCATTGCGAAGCGGAAGCGTGTGGGGCTCGCCCGCGATCTTCCCGCGATCGATGTACGCCAAGCTCGCCCGCCTGAGCGGCGATCGAGGCGCGAAGGGTACGGTCCTGAACCGCGATCGCGTAACCCTCGTCGATGCATCGACCCCCTCGGCGTTCGCCGACGTCGATCGCCGCCGCGACCTTACCCGCTTGAGCGCATCGCGAACGAAGTGA
- a CDS encoding PilZ domain-containing protein, whose protein sequence is MGIFDGLNAQKNRTSRSSARIPVEVRVDARLARDGAVHSVLLEDLAAGGARISTPMRLTKSDVLTIIVETAYGVKIQAVCRIVSIRPRQGQLHIDYGVRFVGLRDQDAEALRRYVAAQLRLKAEGGVAYSSARFR, encoded by the coding sequence ATGGGAATCTTCGACGGTCTCAACGCGCAAAAAAATCGCACATCGCGCTCGAGCGCACGCATCCCGGTCGAAGTCCGTGTCGATGCGCGTCTAGCGCGCGACGGTGCGGTCCATTCGGTTTTGTTGGAAGATCTCGCCGCCGGCGGCGCGCGCATCTCGACACCGATGCGCCTGACGAAGAGCGACGTCTTGACGATCATCGTCGAGACGGCATACGGCGTCAAGATCCAGGCGGTCTGCCGCATCGTCTCGATCCGGCCGCGTCAAGGTCAACTTCACATCGATTACGGCGTCCGCTTCGTCGGGCTGCGCGATCAAGACGCAGAAGCGCTGCGCCGCTACGTCGCGGCGCAACTCCGCCTCAAGGCCGAGGGCGGCGTCGCCTACTCGTCCGCGCGCTTCCGCTAG
- a CDS encoding aminotransferase class III-fold pyridoxal phosphate-dependent enzyme: MLETRSQIPDYELPGPAAAEVVKRETALMTTGTKTAPVAVKTAKGLLLEDVDGNVFLDFTSGMVAAVGHSHPKVAQAIADQAQRWLFINSPDFYSPLAAEVAERLARLVPGTAGKKVFLCNSGAEANEAAIKATRWNNPTRKRLIGYIGAFHGRTMGANALTASKIAQRARFTPNMPDVHHVPFATCYRCPYKMTYPSCDIWCARILEELYFKQLIPPDEVSAIFVEPIQGEGGYIVPPPEFVQIVRDIANRYGIPYVDDEVQAGMGKSGKMLAIEHHGVTANCTSIGKALGSGVAVAAQVLDANLDFGVQGAHSNTFGGNGIALAAAKATLDVFEEEHLVDRAAELGAYLFDRLLELQKSFPAIGDVRGKGLMLAIDFVVDRKSRTPDPAHRDRVLEGCFRHGLMLLPCGFSAIRFTPALVVEREQIDRAIAVLDKAIREA; this comes from the coding sequence ATGCTCGAAACGCGTTCGCAGATCCCCGACTACGAGCTTCCCGGTCCGGCCGCAGCCGAAGTCGTCAAGCGCGAAACCGCGCTCATGACGACCGGCACGAAGACCGCACCGGTCGCCGTGAAGACCGCGAAGGGCCTCTTGCTCGAGGACGTGGACGGCAACGTCTTCCTCGACTTCACGAGCGGTATGGTCGCCGCCGTCGGCCACTCGCACCCGAAAGTCGCGCAGGCGATCGCGGATCAGGCGCAGCGATGGCTCTTCATCAATAGCCCCGACTTCTATTCGCCGCTCGCGGCGGAAGTGGCGGAGCGTCTAGCGCGTCTCGTGCCGGGTACGGCCGGAAAAAAAGTCTTCCTGTGCAACAGCGGCGCCGAGGCGAACGAGGCCGCCATCAAGGCGACGCGGTGGAACAACCCGACGCGCAAGCGCCTCATCGGTTACATCGGTGCGTTTCATGGGCGGACGATGGGTGCGAACGCGCTCACCGCGAGCAAGATCGCGCAGCGCGCGCGCTTCACGCCGAACATGCCGGACGTCCATCACGTGCCTTTTGCGACGTGCTACCGCTGTCCGTACAAGATGACATACCCGAGCTGCGACATATGGTGTGCGCGCATCCTCGAAGAGCTCTACTTCAAGCAGCTCATACCGCCGGACGAAGTGTCGGCGATCTTCGTCGAGCCTATCCAAGGCGAAGGCGGCTACATCGTGCCGCCGCCGGAGTTCGTGCAGATCGTCCGCGACATCGCGAACCGCTACGGCATCCCGTACGTCGACGACGAAGTGCAAGCAGGCATGGGCAAGAGCGGCAAGATGCTCGCGATCGAGCATCACGGCGTCACGGCGAATTGCACGTCGATCGGCAAGGCCCTCGGGTCCGGCGTCGCGGTTGCGGCGCAAGTGCTCGACGCGAACCTCGACTTCGGCGTCCAGGGCGCGCATTCGAACACGTTTGGCGGCAACGGCATCGCGCTGGCGGCCGCCAAGGCGACGCTCGACGTCTTCGAGGAGGAGCACCTCGTCGACCGCGCGGCCGAGCTCGGCGCATATCTCTTCGATCGCCTGCTCGAACTTCAGAAGAGTTTCCCGGCGATCGGCGACGTTCGGGGCAAAGGCCTCATGCTCGCGATCGATTTCGTCGTCGATCGAAAGTCTCGGACCCCCGATCCGGCCCATCGAGACCGCGTCCTCGAGGGCTGCTTCAGGCACGGACTCATGTTGCTGCCGTGCGGCTTCTCCGCGATCCGCTTCACGCCGGCGCTCGTCGTCGAGCGCGAGCAGATCGATCGTGCTATCGCGGTCCTCGACAAAGCGATCAGGGAAGCCTGA
- a CDS encoding oligopeptide transporter, OPT family has translation MATATASQDREAQIELTWRAIILGAAITLVFTAANVYLGLKIGLTFATSIPAAVISMAVLRAFRSATIFENNIVQTVASAAGTLSSIIFVLPGLVMVGWWTGFPYWESFTICVTGGILGVMYSVPLRRALVAQSDLPYPEGVAAAEVLKVGVGSRGATAASMDENKKGLLTLVVSSIVSAAFALVVASRVFIDTLQGYIRVGMGASGFGIGLSLALLGAGHLIGLAVGMAIFVGLFLAWGVLTPLLTSMHPMVGDAATVATTVWAHQVRFIGAGTIGISAIWTIFRLAKPVWTGVTSAIAATRARTKAGGDAGLPRTERDLSISVVGIISLACFIPIAALLAIFLNGSALASLTVPLVVVGVLYIVVAGFFVAAACGYMAGLIGSSNSPVSGLGILSVIGASLVLVVVAKTAGPAGAPALVAYALFVTAVLLNVATISNDNLQDLKTGQLVDATPWRQQVALIAGVIFGSIVIPPILSLLNTAYGFGAGPHALPAPQATLISALAKGVIEGQIDWGLIGTGVLIGIGIIIFDEVLRATTKWQLPPLAVGLGIYLPASTTAGAVVGAVVGYAYNRWVAGKPFGEVARRLGVLVASGFIVGESLFGVVNAGVIVASKNSTPFAVVGDSFASASNWLGALAFIVCVYATYRWTAGLASKSPTS, from the coding sequence TTGGCCACCGCGACAGCCTCGCAAGACCGGGAAGCCCAAATCGAACTCACGTGGCGCGCGATCATCCTTGGCGCGGCGATCACTTTGGTCTTCACCGCGGCGAACGTCTATCTCGGACTCAAGATCGGCCTCACCTTCGCGACGTCGATCCCCGCCGCCGTCATCTCGATGGCGGTCCTTCGCGCCTTTCGGTCGGCGACGATCTTCGAGAACAACATCGTCCAGACGGTCGCGTCGGCCGCAGGCACGCTCTCGTCGATCATTTTCGTGCTGCCCGGGCTCGTCATGGTCGGCTGGTGGACTGGCTTCCCATACTGGGAGTCTTTCACGATTTGCGTCACGGGCGGCATCCTCGGCGTCATGTACAGCGTGCCGCTGCGGCGCGCGCTCGTCGCGCAATCGGATCTGCCGTATCCTGAAGGCGTCGCCGCCGCAGAAGTACTCAAGGTCGGCGTCGGTTCGCGCGGCGCGACAGCCGCGTCGATGGACGAGAACAAGAAAGGCCTGCTCACCCTCGTCGTCAGCTCGATCGTGTCGGCGGCCTTCGCGCTCGTCGTGGCCTCACGCGTGTTCATCGACACGCTCCAGGGCTATATCCGAGTCGGCATGGGTGCGAGCGGATTCGGCATCGGCTTGTCGCTCGCGCTGCTCGGTGCGGGGCACCTCATCGGACTTGCGGTCGGCATGGCGATCTTCGTCGGGCTATTCCTCGCGTGGGGCGTCTTGACGCCGCTCTTGACCTCGATGCATCCGATGGTGGGCGACGCCGCCACCGTCGCGACGACCGTCTGGGCACACCAAGTTCGCTTCATCGGGGCGGGCACCATCGGCATCTCGGCGATCTGGACGATCTTCAGACTCGCAAAGCCGGTGTGGACGGGCGTGACGTCCGCGATCGCCGCGACCCGCGCCCGCACGAAAGCAGGCGGCGATGCCGGTCTGCCGCGCACCGAGCGCGACCTTTCGATCAGCGTCGTCGGGATCATAAGCCTCGCGTGCTTCATACCTATAGCCGCGCTACTCGCGATCTTTCTCAACGGTAGCGCGCTCGCATCGCTGACGGTGCCGCTCGTCGTCGTCGGCGTGCTCTATATCGTCGTCGCGGGATTTTTCGTCGCTGCGGCGTGCGGCTACATGGCCGGACTCATCGGCTCGTCGAACAGTCCTGTCTCCGGCCTTGGCATCTTGAGCGTCATCGGCGCCTCGCTCGTGCTCGTCGTCGTCGCGAAGACCGCTGGGCCGGCCGGCGCGCCTGCACTCGTCGCTTATGCATTGTTCGTCACTGCCGTGCTGCTCAACGTCGCGACGATTTCGAACGACAACTTACAAGACCTTAAGACCGGTCAGCTCGTCGACGCGACGCCTTGGCGCCAGCAGGTCGCACTCATCGCCGGCGTCATCTTCGGCTCGATCGTCATCCCGCCGATACTGTCGCTCCTCAACACGGCGTACGGCTTCGGCGCAGGGCCGCACGCGCTGCCCGCACCGCAGGCGACGCTCATCTCGGCGCTCGCGAAGGGCGTTATCGAAGGGCAAATCGATTGGGGGCTTATCGGCACGGGTGTGCTCATCGGCATCGGCATCATCATCTTCGACGAGGTCCTTCGCGCCACGACGAAATGGCAGCTGCCGCCGCTGGCCGTCGGCCTCGGCATCTACTTACCCGCTTCGACGACCGCGGGCGCGGTTGTCGGCGCCGTCGTCGGATATGCGTACAACCGTTGGGTCGCGGGCAAGCCGTTCGGCGAGGTCGCACGCCGGCTCGGCGTGCTGGTCGCCTCTGGTTTCATCGTCGGTGAGAGCCTGTTCGGCGTCGTCAACGCGGGCGTCATCGTCGCCTCGAAGAACTCGACTCCGTTCGCGGTCGTCGGCGATTCGTTCGCATCCGCGTCGAATTGGCTCGGCGCATTGGCGTTCATCGTGTGCGTCTACGCCACGTATCGCTGGACCGCCGGTCTCGCAAGCAAGTCTCCTACGTCGTAA